CTTTTTTGTGGGTTTGGTTCAAATATTCTTGTGTTGATGAGAGTGAGAGCAGAGACTACTGTTAAGGAAAGTATGTTTGCTTTGCTGAGCTGAATGGTGATTATATTAAAAAGGGGAAGCAAACAGGAAACAAACCACACAACAACATGGCCCCTGCTTAGCCTGAAAGAAATATCACTTATGAGTGTCTCTTTGTCTACCCTCTTTAATCAATTACCGAGACTAGACTGGACTAGCAGTCAGTCTCAAAAGGATCATCGGaccagaaatatatatattctgatCTTAGAATGGTCTACTCTTCATTTTCACAGAGTAAATCATCGATGTTGTACTCAATATGAGCAAAATAGTACCACATGAACGTCTTATCCACTACTTACAATATCGTAACATAAAAGGGTTAGGAACAGTAACTTTTGATGAACACATGGACTCGAGCGATTAATTTTTCATATGAAATTTGACATACTGGTGGACCGTTTGTGTGTCACGGAAGATATGTGGCCTCATGTGACATTTCCATCCGAAAGAGGGAGAGCTTGGTAGGTTATGACCTATCCTAGGATCTGGTGCGGGAAGTTCATGGGTTTAAGGCGTGGGGGAATCTGTTCATAGTGGCATGCGAAGTTATCGCCCTAAATAATGAGTGAGAGTGTGTGAGACCGagtcttttctctcttttcttttgcaGTTCCCCAAATTTTTCAAAGAGAAGAAGGGAGACTTGGACTCAGCAGAGGGCCttcaaataaaagagaaaccTAATTAATAATAAGCATGGAAAGGAAAGGAAAGGAATGGAGAAACAAAGCTAACAATTGGTAGGGAAAACCAAGGAGAGTGTCTCCTAGAGGTAATGCAGCAAAACCCCAAGGCAGGGCTTCTTTGGCGCCGATGTCTACGCTTTGAGTTGTAAGACTTGCTTCCTCTCCTGCTGATTTTTTCTATTTATCTAATTCTACTTGATCGTGTTTCCCTTTTGCTTCTGTTTGTGCGTGTGTGAAAGATACCAACTTTGTACCTATTCCTTCCTTCTATTTAGAAATCTTGTTTCTAGACAAATACGAATTCGCTGACATTCTGCACTCATGTTCCCAAGACTTCGATTTCGATCATACACAAAGTTTGACCCATCTTttggtttcttttcttctaccTGTACAATATTCTCAATACAGTAGCGGGTCAATTAGTTTTGAGCACTACAAACTGTGATTTAGGGTAATAGACTTGACAGAATACTAGAATtcagttaaaacttaaaacctAGTTTTGTCCTACCCTAGATACCAAATCATACCATACTGGTACTGTACTCGCTCTGTTTACCCtagaaattaagaaatatttttatatattataaaggtTGCAAATAAGCCAAGTGTGTTattctttgttttaaatttaagAAGGCCAGGGGTGGTGCcaaaatatataatcaatAGTACGTTGCaagaagaggagagagagagaggtacaATGGAAAGGAGTTGTTTGGAAATTTTTGGTGGAGAATATTTTCAGGTGCATGCGTAGCAAAGCTAGTTTTGATTTATATTGAGTAGAAACTAAGCATGCATATTTGAGGAATTGAGAAACCCTAAAGTAGTGCATGTTGCTCCCCATTGAAATCATTTCACTCACCTGATCTTCCATCATCTTCACCCTTCTCATCTTCTATTCTTCCCATCCCGAGGCAAACCCTACCAGTATACATTCTCCATCATCTTCATTCCCTCATacactctctctttcttttctgataGATGATTTCCGACCTGGTCACAGATATGCATATTCATGTTTGAATATTATCAAAAAGGGTTGTTTATtctgctatatatatactcgTAGCCCtcatatcatttcattaactTGTCTGCCTTTGATTCTTTAACAAGGGCTTATTAGTTCGGTAACCAAACTAGCTGAGGTAGCTTAATTGGTATACACATTTGGCACTGggtttcaattttcttttttgtgtttgctctcatatatatagtattgaAATACAATTGTGGCCTATGCATTagtatttgatatatcaatCTGCAGTTATTATATAGTTTCTGGGATATACAAAGTCGTAAATCATGATTTGGAAATCCGACAGATCGACCCACTCCAACAACAATACTACTTGGCCCCAACTCCACACCGCATACATACAATCCTAAGTCCCACTATATACATTGGTCTCCCACTCCACCAAGCTTAAGCTAGCTGCTAGAAGCCAAGTATATCATTTATTTAATTACCTGATATTATCTGATTATTGATGTTTTAAGTTTTTGGTCGATCAACATGGGACCAGATTAATCGAATTGACATTCTTTATTCAAGTACTTTCTCCCTTTATTTAGGTAAGTGGTACCAGGAGACCTGCCCGGGAGCTTAAAAGGGAGAAGAAATACAGAGTGTTTTGAACATCTTGATTGTTTCTGCTAGCTTCGGGTTCATGGTGTTTAAAGAGTAGATGTGCTTTATGCATATAATCTCCTTTTTTATCATATATAAGAAGCAATTTGATGTTTCAGATGCAGGAAGCAGTAGACGGATCGAAAGCGATATTGGTGAGGTTCAATCCGAAGACAGATTTACAAACACATGGCAGCTGCAGGCCACGTAAATTGATCTCAGATTGAGCCGCGCCAATATCACTTTCTTAAATAATTGCCTCTACTCTTCCAATAGCTCTCAGTCGTCCCTCTATAACTTCATAGCTAGATTTCAGTTCTTAGTTTACACATCATGCTTCAGGAAGCTTGCATTACTTATTTCGGTTACTTTCTGCATGATATTGTATGACTCAATGTTCCTACGTACATATCAACAATATGTTACTAATCTTTTAGTTTGATATGTTAGCGCCTAGCTTATTCAAAACCGTCTAGTTTCACAAGTTTCGCTTACAGATGTAAATTTCATGCGAGCaacttttcatatatatatatatataacagcaGTATATTATtaagaattaatttcagtttatctTTATAAATTTTACACTCAAAATCAGTTTACTCCataaacttttattttaatctgTTCACTCCTATATACTTTTAAATgatatcaaagaaaaaaaaattaagatttTATATAGATTATATCGATAAGTATGTTACGATACATAATTTTAAAACTTCAGTAttgttgtaaaattattatgaattttgttttattcttgcatatatgatttaaAACCTTCTTTTAATAGTTTTTGATCGGATTTTAACAAAGAAAATCTTAATTTTATCCTTATTGTTCTCTAGCTATGCCGCACCTGATGGATCATATTCTTTAATCTCTCTGCTTTCTGGTTCCAAGCAAGCACTTTATAGATCGAAAACTGATCAGCCATGCATGCACACAGATATGCAATCCTCACTTCTTTCTCTATCTCACATGAAATAACAATAATTGTCTTAGATTTCTTTGAAAAACATGCATGTTTCAATTACTTCTGATCAAGATTATACTTCAATCAAACCAATAATGACTAACCTTTCCcataatatttatttctacTCAATATTGAACATTCAGGATTAAGTGCAGTCAAAGAAGTTAACGTACTTATGAATAACTAAGCCTAAAGACGTGAAAAACATATAAAGCCATACAACTTGTACCGCACGTTAAACATTACCGACTATTTGTATCTCTTGCAGCAAAGATATAAAGTTATTAACACACAGAGAACAAATCAATCACAAGAGTTAAGGGTCACAGCCCCGCCTTCTCATTAGAAGAGATAAAAATGATCGACCGGTTTTCCTTTGTCTACGAATTTGACTAATTAGTTCACCAGCCAATTCACACATGTAATTAACCATTCCTTAACGCGTCATTGATTACTGTTTATGGGCAAAAACTTGATTTGACAAAAACAAACCCTGTGGAAAGCATGAGCCAGACTTTTCAATACGTATAGAAGGCTATGTATGGTATGACAATCTAACGATGTGCCAAAGATATAGGCGTCAGAAAATGGTGAGATTTACCACTTGCATTCAATTCCGACCGTAGATCATCTCAGCTCCGTACGTTAGTTCtaattctttttgtttcttttgtatcATTTTACAACAGATTAACATTCTTCTTGTTACTACAAAACGAGTTTTTGCCTAGGGTATAAACATCTTGTTTGTTCAGGCTGAAGAAGATTCTTAACTTCTCAGTTGATTGTACCAAACCAATCACCCATTGTTAATTAACTTCAATTGTTACGTTTACCAGAGATGTTGCAAACTTGTGAACTGCATGAGTTGTGGACGAAATCGGATGGACTCCGGGCTCGTATCACATCCCATTCAAACTCATCAAGTTTTTCTCGGCTGCTTATCAAGAAGAGCTTTGCTTACCACAAGATGCCTCAACAGCCTCTTAATCTCTCTGTGATGAAATTGGACGGCTCTACCTTCGGTACGtagacatgcatgcatgtatattCTTTGTATCTGGTCTTCCATTGAGCATAAATTACGTAGGTTTCTGATGATTTATAATTgcttcttgaattttagacgtGCGAGTTTCAAGGATGGCAACGGTGGCCAAACTAATAGAGGCCGTGAAGGATGTTTTTGATCAGTCAGCAAATGAGGATGAAGTGATATCATGGtatgtatgtgtgtgtatgtgtgtgtatgtgtgtgtgtatatatatatattataacatTAGCAAATATCCTTTATGTAGTTCAAAAAGtttgatttataattaatgGGATGTTCAAATTCCTAAGGCCGGTCATCATTACAACTTCGACTGGATCAATATATGCAGGTCACATGTTTGGGGTCATTTTTGCTTATGTTATAATGGCCAGAAGCTACTTGATTACAAGGAATATATTCGACTCATCGGAATCAAAGATGGCGATCAGGTAGCGATTAATTAATAGAACTGTAGTGATTAATTTTGTGGAAATGACTATTCCTTTTCAGGCTTGCTAATGATCTATCCTGTCGTTGTAAATTGTTTGTGCACGTGCAGCTTCGTTTTGTTCGGCATCTATCAGTTAATAGCTTATAATCAACAGGAAAAGAGGCTATGCTATATTCTGAACGAAGAAGAAGCTATCCTTACAATTGATCGATGTGGTTTATGATCTCATCATGATGAACACAGCTTGTAATGTATTAGCGTGAATAACTCTGATTCCCAAATCAAGAGTGATTCACTTCTCCTAATTGAACCCTGATTATATGCAATCAACATTTCTGTGTTCTTCTAAGTTTAGGAATGTCAATCATCTCAGTTAATTAGGAATCTTATTCAttgtaattatatatgcagCAGTATATGTGTATCAATTGTACTCTTCCAGATTAATAGAAAATCAATCTTAACAGAATGACTACAGGGAGTTAAGATTTGTGAAGGCCGGAAGAATTCAGCCATGTATggctactttttttttttgggagtAAGATAACTCAAAATTATACATCTGGTATGTAGGAGATCAAAATCGTTCATTCTTTGTAGTCAGAGTGTTCGTTTACGTGTTACATGTTCAGAAATCAGATGCATAAAAAATTGTTAAATTGAGGTATTGAGTTGAGCAAATCATACTCGATCTGCAGAAGTTCAATCTGCTTGAATACTAGAACCTTGAATTTTTGGATCTtatttattacaatctacTTTTCCAGAAAGCAGATtctttttactgttttacacACAATTTTCCGGAGTTGAATCACTTGAATGAAAAGTCGGTAATTCTTTTCTGCAGTTGTGTTCACTGTAATGATTCCCTAGAAAATGGCATAAAGGAGGTTCAGACAGAGTGATCCATTCTGTTCAGAACGCAAGTTCAAAGTGATTTCTGGATTCTGAAAATGCACTAGTTTATAGTTTCCTTCTGCAAAAATGGAAGAGTATATTCTTTAGAGGCTAGGCTATGCGATGCTGCTGTATATGGCTAGCTAGCTTTGTAGGATGGGAGATCCACATGTCTCACATGTTACTGGAAAGCTGATTCAGTGGATGCTTTGTTCAAATTGCTTAGGGAATAAGTCCAGACTGATAAGATGTTCAATGCTTATGTCACAAACTTATGCACAGAatgtatacatatacatacttTTCATCTTTGTGAAAAGCATATGTTCTGTTTGGAACAGCAGCAATTTGCAGAAtggaaagaaaaggaaagtgCATATATGCAGTCCTCAAAGCAACTGGCAGTGGCATTCATGTAGCTGCAAATAACAATCTCTGAAATTATCAGCAGTCTAATCTAATGTCAACATAAATATGAGAACATAGACAAATTGTGAGGATCATTCCAAATTGATCAGGGTTAGCTCTCTAATGCAAGCAAAGGGGATTCAAAGGAAAGGATCTCATGAATCTAATTTCCTCTTCCAGTTTGTCCCTTCTACAAACACCCCAAAAGTTCTAGAATCATAAAATATAGTTCTCACACAACCTCATTTAACAGTGAGTAGGCTAAGCATCATCGACGTTGCTGCTTCCCAGTATTCAATGGAGAAGCTCTGATGCTCTTAGAGTGAGTGAACATCAGCTGCTGTTGACTTCCATGATGATCAGGTTTCTTCTTGCGTCTTGCTTGTTGAGATAAACGAGCATGGTGGGACAAGATAGCAAGGTCATTAAGATCCTGCAATGGAGTAAGAACCCTCACTACTTCATCCATTGTAGGCCGGGTTTTGGGGTCCCTATTAAGGCAGTCATAAGCCAACTGTGAGACCTTGTGTACCCCTTTGATAGAGTAATTCAACTCCAAGCGTGGATCCACAAGAAGGAAAAGTTTTCGCTTGTCAGTTAAATATGGCCTAGCCCAAGAGACAAGGTTTTGTTCCCCACTTGGGCGTTTTTTGTCCATTGATCTTCTTCCTGTCAAAATTTCAAGTAAAACTACACCGAAGCTGTAAACATCGCTTTTAGAGGTCAAGTGTCCTgggaaaatgaagaaaacaaaaaagttacttgtttgaattcaagtTCCGGGAACATGAAAATCTCCTTTGAGATCTGCAGCTTCCTTACCTGTCATCACATACTCGGGGGCAGCATAGCCGTAAGTTCCAACAACCCTGGTAGAAACATGTGTCTTGTCTCCTTGCGGCCCAGCTTTAGCCAAACCAAAATCTGAAAGCTTTGCAGTGTATTCCTATAAAGATAACTGAATCTGTTGAATAATACAAGCAAAAGAATCGACATTGTTAATCAATAACAGTAAGCACTTACCGAATCAAGCAGGATGTTGGATGTCTTAAAATCTCTATAAATGACTGGTTCTGGAGCATTATGGAGAAAAGCCAACCCTTTTGCTGCACCAAGTGCAATCTTAATCCTATTGGACCATGGCAGAGGTATAGTCCCTTCAAGGttttacaaaataaataaataaaacatttAAAAAGCAGTAACTATCGTAAATCATATAGAAACATCATATATTAAATTGATGCTAGAAAGCATATATACTAATTCAACAATGCAGTTGCACTAGAATCTGGTTAATATCAGATCACATAAGTACTCAGGACCGGCAATAGACTAGAATAAAGTTTTTGTATAACAGAACACGACCCAATGAAAGTATTATAGTGTTTATTTTTTCCAAAGCAGCCATGTAAAGCAGCCCTTAATTAAATACTTCACAAAGACAAAGACGAAAGGACTGGATGTTTTATTGGTATTTTCCAAGCTGAACAGAAAAAGGGTCTTGCTGATAAGTCaatacacacacatatttaTCCACTATGCAGAATTAGAACAAGAGTGTAATCATACTCACTTCTGAAGAGATGATTCTCAAGACTCCCACGAGTCATAAACTCATAAACGAGCAACCGCTGATCATCTTCAATGCAGTACCCAATAAGCTTTACAAGATTAGGATGATGGAGCTGTCCAAGAAAGTCTACCTCAGCCTGTATCGAAATCGTGACATGTCATTTCCAAATTTTCACTACCTGCACAACAATCCGTTATCAACAATAACCTACTAACCCAAGGCAGATATTTCTACTAACCACCCATTCTCTATGGCCTTGGAGACCATCTGGCTTTAAGCTTTTAACTGCTACTGTAATCCCTGAGCCAGGTTTCGCTGGTGCTGTTCCATTTTCCTCTATCCATCCTTTGAagacaaatccaaatccacctTCCCCAAGAATGCTATCAGGTCTGAAATTCCCGGTTGCAGACTTTAGCTCCTGAAAACTGAATTGGAGCAATTGGCGAGTAGGCTTTTCATCTGATGGTGGTGGATTGGGAGTATCTGAGGATAGTTGGGCTTCATTAGGGGGCAAGAGGTCTCTATTGCTAGCATTGAGATATCTGGTTTCAGTTGCTGCAATGACATAATGTGTGTAAGCCAACATTCTTCAAGGCCAGGTCTTTCAATCACCACATTAGTACATTTTGAAGCCATGACTGAAAACATCAAAGTCCAACTTTTGCAGAAACTGCTGAGTTTTAAACCAATATTACCACATGACTGACCTTATTCACAGACAaatctagaaaaaaaaattaactacAGGATGGAAAAACTAAAAGCTCACTTTTAGAATATACATGTGAAGTTAATGATTAAGCAGCATGAAGCTATACAATCAGTTCATAAAAGACTGAAACCGGAAGCTTCtcatcaaataaaaaagaaaatttaggcATCCATTAAAAAACCAAATACAGAAGTAACAGAATCACTCTCATAATTTCTCCAACCACTACCAATTCAATGATCTATtactgtaacaaaaaaaagattgcTCATTTGGTGCTAGATTAGTGATTTTAACACAACCCAAGTTTGAGATCTATAGTCCAGATCATTATTTCCAAGTACAACCAAGACTGCAGGGACTGTCATAAACTACAAAAGTTTGAAACTTTATATAACAAACATAGGCGAAGTCAGAATTCTATCACTCCCATAGAAGATTACCTTGAATTGACTTGAAATCCATAAAGACAGACATAGAGAAACTTCACTATCAAAGTCTGTGAGGAACTGAACACAGGGTTACACCCACAGCAAGATTCATATATAGCAattcctagacagttaaatcAATCTACAGAAACCACAGCTTTTCAGAAAACCCAAGAACCCAAATTGCACAATGAAATGGATTAAGCCAAGATGTATGTATCATGAGAACAAAATCTATATGTATgtaatatgtacatatatacctGCATCATAGACAAGACTGGTACCAGGAATAGAGTTAGCAGAGTCTTTAGAAGCAGAGGACTTGCAGGAACCACTAACACCGCGTCTGAGAACAGCCCAACACCCACACTTCTTGTCCATggtgcctctctctctctctcactttcTCTCACAAGCTTTTCATGGGTTCATGTCACCACAAATGCATGAAAACCCAGAGAGGCTGATCACCATGGCTCTTGTTGCTTATGGGTACAATAACCtacaaaactcacaaaaaaacaataacagagggaaaaaaaaagaagaagaagaagaaggaagagagaaaaaggGAGAGTGGGAATTAGGGAGTGTTGGTGGTGTTAGCTGTTGGAGATTGCAGGCATCATCATCGCAGTGTGTACAAAAAATACTTTTTTTCCACCACCTTTTTTTGTGGGGGGTGGATTGAgaacccctctctctctctctctctctctctctctctctctctctctctctcggcttGCTTGAGAAAATTACCAAACGATGCCAATCCAACTACTATTTTGTCAGTTTGATCTCCAAAGGGACCCTGCAAATTTTGGCAATCATGGGAAAAAGAACAGCGTCAGTTATCCCAGAATGAACTGTATGCAAGTTTTGTTAATTTGATGAGGACATGGGATGAGAGAAGGATTCTATACACTACTGTAATCTTTACCAAGGAAAACGCATAGTTTTTTTGGCCTAATTAAAGCAGCAAACTTAGCAAAGCAGAATCTTGCAGTACGTATAAAATAGCAAGTCTGATATTCTTTGTCAAAGCATTTATTTTCTCATCTTGATATACCAGTTTAGtattttgattccaaatcttTAATGTTAGTGGCAAATTCCACCCTAAACTCATGCTACTTAAACAGAAATGTACAAGCACTCAAGGATTTAAACATTAATACTCCAAGACGAAATCTATAGTATCTTAAAGTTAGCCTTATAATAAGGAGTAACACATTCATACTGGAATTTGAAGAGTGAGTTTCTGCATTAGAATTGAACAATGTCAATAAGGCCTCAAACATTTAGACTAAGCTAGCAAAAGAAATACTACTTAggcttattaaaaaaaaactacttaGTGGTAATCTTGCTAGATCCTAAAGAGACTCATATAGTCCTTCTCTAGTTTCTATAATTCAGCATAATGCTGTAGTAGTAAACTAGTAATAACTAATAAAGTGATAACCAACCATATTCACTTCTTaaggaaaaattatataaGTTGGAGACTTTTTTGGCTTTGGCAAAATCATGTCACCAGAGATTGACTGGGTCACTGAGACCTCAGAGTGACATAGGACTCGTGGTCAGCTGAGTTCACCCCTCAGAACGCAGAAGGCATCAGATTCTGACTGGTCTTCAGTTTTACTGCAGATGATGAAGTGTGAATATCTCGTTGCGCCAGAGCTAAAGATCTTCTTCCCAAACAATTTAAGGAAtcttgtccaaaaaaaaaacaatttaagGAAACTGTGGTGTTTAAGAATTAACAATTAAAAGGCTTTCCCAATTAAGCTAATTAAACAATTCTTGCTTTGCTTGTTCTATTGTCTggtcaaatccaatagaaataCTGAAATAGACTCAAGAGCATATTTgagtgctctctctctctctctctctctctcactggGGCAATGCAGATATATTCCTATGGGACTGGGTGGAAATTAGGAGACTGATCATTGGTGGTGGGCtttcctctctctttttttcttcatgaGAGGGGCCTTTCtaaaggaaaagaagagagtagaGGTGCTTGGTGAGAGGTCATTTTATGAATGGACATGATGCTTCTTTGAGTGAAGAAAACTTATACCCAACATAAGAGAGATCATATTCCATTTAGATCAAGAACGTTATTCTTAATATTTTTCGTTTATCGATCACACATTGCATTTCCATAGCCGAAATTATAATCCTTCAAACTACTCTGAAAAACCATCTTCGCTAATCAAACACCAATATACGTGCAGAAGCAGATCAAAACTAAACTCTCTGTTCTTCTAATTCTCCACTGTGCTTTACAACTTGACAGAGGCCTAGTTGGAAAGGTGTTTGTGCCCATTTGCTCCCACTAAGTGTATAGGATCCCCCACAGAGATATGGACACTGTCTGCCGACTAGTGTAACCCACTAAAAGGTAATCATATGGGCAAATAAGATATCCCATCTTAGATGTACAAAGCTTTTTAGCAAACCCTATCATTGGCGTAGGAGAGAAAGATCGAAGCTTCAAGTTCATAAGGTTCTGTATTGATCACATGCTCTAGGAGCACTACATTGCGAATATAACAAAACCCTTTCTCCAATTTACTTGGGTTAACTAGAAATCTTCTTTGGCAAAGAACGTCACATACTTTCAAGTGCACATCGGTGTCTTGAAGCTTCCTTGATTTTTGCATACACGCAAGAGAACCACAATATTAGCTTTCACTTAGATCAGAAAACCTAGTTAGGTCATAACTTATAATCTATAAAGTAACAAGATGATGAGCCATCAATCAGAGTATAcattttagaaagaaaaatgaatacGTGATTGATGTGGAGCTGATGATTATCTTGAATAGCTTCCCGGTCACATGAATTTGAAAAGGGAAAAACCAACGGTGATTGCAGAACAAGATCATCATCACTTCAACTAAGTGGAGCTTGGTGCAGAGATGCTTTTGGGTCAGTCCATTTCATTTCTCTCAGACCCAATTCTATTGTTTTGCACTTTTTGTTGATTTTAATGATTCCATCTCTGCCTCCAAACTCCAAACCGCAAGGCGAAACCGCGAGATTGAGATTGAAAGCATAAATTTAAAGGCATTATTATTTCAAATTATGTGTTGATTGATGACTTCGGAAATTAAATAATCAAAACAAGCACAAATTGACGAGACAAACAACCAACATTGCTTAGTATGATTTAAGATCACAAAAGTGTTTATTATTGGGTCAAGAATCTCATATACAGATTGACCTAATTCGTAGATTATCTATCAGTTTTAtgaattcatatatatgaaaatacaGATTGATCTAATTCGTAGATTATTTATCAATTTTatgaattcatatatatatgaaaatacaAATTGACCTACCTCACAAGCACAATGCACAATATAAATCTTATTTCACGAAAAATAAATGATGTAAATCAAACGGTTGAAAATTCTGAATTATTACGCGGTGTAAATATCGCATTTCATTTTTGAGAGTTGGGTTGGGCCTAAATGCCTTAAAAATTCCAAACCCAAATCACTCAAACCCACCTaagaattttttaattttttttttcataatagaTTAAAAAATTAGGGCCCTAAAAATTATTGGAGACAGCACCAACACCTTGACCAAAACAACTTCAACAAGATAAGAATACACCGCCACCTCCAAAGCACTCAATCAAGCTCCAATAAAATATCGCCACGTAAACGGATGAATATACATACAGTGAGGCCCTCCTGCGTGGCGCCACTTTATTCGTCGTTCACCCAACCCATGCGCATACACGATCAAAGCTCCCCCTCACCGGTGGTTCGCTCCCCGAGGAAACCATCATTTCTTCAccaacaaagaaaattaaaaagaaatgcCCAGCAAAGCGGCCAGAGCTTCAGACAGAGACATAATTTTTcgttgaggaaaaaaaaaaaagagtaacaaaaattgaacATTGAATCGATGAAAGCTTAGGGTTTAGGTTCCGATCTGGATCGGCGAAGTTGGGG
This genomic interval from Argentina anserina chromosome 1, drPotAnse1.1, whole genome shotgun sequence contains the following:
- the LOC126799494 gene encoding U11/U12 small nuclear ribonucleoprotein 25 kDa protein-like; translated protein: MPQQPLNLSVMKLDGSTFDVRVSRMATVAKLIEAVKDVFDQSANEDEVISWSHVWGHFCLCYNGQKLLDYKEYIRLIGIKDGDQLRFVRHLSVNSL
- the LOC126799485 gene encoding serine/threonine-protein kinase PBL34-like, which gives rise to MDKKCGCWAVLRRGVSGSCKSSASKDSANSIPGTSLVYDAATETRYLNASNRDLLPPNEAQLSSDTPNPPPSDEKPTRQLLQFSFQELKSATGNFRPDSILGEGGFGFVFKGWIEENGTAPAKPGSGITVAVKSLKPDGLQGHREWVAEVDFLGQLHHPNLVKLIGYCIEDDQRLLVYEFMTRGSLENHLFRRTIPLPWSNRIKIALGAAKGLAFLHNAPEPVIYRDFKTSNILLDSEYTAKLSDFGLAKAGPQGDKTHVSTRVVGTYGYAAPEYVMTGHLTSKSDVYSFGVVLLEILTGRRSMDKKRPSGEQNLVSWARPYLTDKRKLFLLVDPRLELNYSIKGVHKVSQLAYDCLNRDPKTRPTMDEVVRVLTPLQDLNDLAILSHHARLSQQARRKKKPDHHGSQQQLMFTHSKSIRASPLNTGKQQRR